One Chaetodon auriga isolate fChaAug3 chromosome 11, fChaAug3.hap1, whole genome shotgun sequence genomic window, TTCTCAATTCTATTGTAAGATTTTGAATTGAGAATCTCATTTCAATAAAGTTTGTTGCCCATTTATCTTTAATTATTGATTTAAATCTTTAGCAAGTTGACAAGAGTCATAATACTTGCAGAGCCGATACTTTCTTCTGAGTGTTAGCAAACCATTGCTATTGAGGTATTTAGGAAGTTAACCACTACCTCAAACTCACCTTTACGAACACCCAAAATATATTCAGTTGACGCTCACAGTGTATCTTTACAGACCACagcacataaaataaaaacctgtATGCATGAGTCTCGTCTGTCTCCCTCATCCTGTCCTCTTGACATCTGTGTCTGTCCTAATTTCCTGGCATTCAGTTTCTCACATTTTGCCTCCAAAATCAAGATCAGACATTTACACAGGCTGACACTAACAGGGGATACAGATGAGTCCAAACATCACTGAGAGGGATGCTAATAATATGGAAGGATGTATGTGAAGCTCTGATTAACTGATCAGTCATATCCATGCAAGccatgctgttttcattcagaaaagCTACACCTCGCTCTAATGTCATTAAGTAATCTGCAGCCTGTGGCCATAACAATACCtccacagagaaacaggagTGTGTGCTCAACCCAGAATTAGAAAAacatactgttttgttttgtttgaattcAAATATAAAACTTTATGAAGATTACTTAATGACATAATAGACTTTACCAGTACGCATTCTCTGAAGACAACCGTGACAGGAAAGCACTTTTCAAGGCCAGGGGAAGTTGATGATTCAAGCTACTATTGGTGAAAACGTTTGGCCGTCAGCTGAGACAGTTTTCCAAGGCTGAATCAGAGCTGAGCCTGCTGCCTACAGAAAACTCATTGTTTCCAGTTGTTGATAGTCTGACATGCTTTGCAATGAGGCTTCCTCTGCAATTGGGTGAGATGCTGTGCTAACAAGAACCTCCATTGACTCAGTTCAACATTTCCCTCCCGACACTCACTGCAGTCACAGTGTTGAAAAGTTGCTTCCTCACCAGTTCCGTCACGCAGACATCTCCCTGCTTATTTCGACCACCGTCTCTGTTGGCTCATCTGTCTGACCAGTGAGTTGCACTGTGGCCTTGGTGGATGTTGGGTTAGCAGTCATGCACAGCAGGTCCTCCTAACAGGGCTGATGTGTCTTTTTCCAGCGACACAACTGTGCAAACACATCTGTGATCACGTTTGCACCCATTTTCCAAAAGGGGAAGGGACGTATCCGTAACACTTCAAGGAAAACAGGACTAAATGAGGCCACCCGTACCACCCTCTTCTTTAGCGAATACACGAGGCAAAACAGATCCCAAATCGACCGTGTCGAGAGACGCCGGGCGAAATAGAGACACAAATGTTTGCCTACATTAAAGCTTAAGCTTAATATTTCCAGAAAAACAAAGCCAGGGATGGCTTAGCCGGCAATATAACGTTATTCGGCGATTCATTGTAGTAGGCACACCTGTGAAATAGCGTTACATCAAAATCATGGCTGACACAGGTGGTTTTAACATCCtaaaaacactgctttcattcacaTTAAGGCCTCGGCAGCCACTGTATAGTGTGGCTTAAGAGCTTATAGTCTGACCACCTAAAAATAGACAGGCAAGCTGGCGTCTTCAGTAGTGTAGCTAGCTAGCACGCTAGCTAAAATTCAGCGTCCACTGTGGTCGTGTATTCGTAGCGCGATTTGGGGTTAGCTGTAACGGTTAGCTACATGACTGTAGATTGGAGGGctgaaaaaatgtttgtattttacgTCCTGGTCTATATTTTACGCAGCTCAGCATTTTGCTCGAGTTTAAATCCACACGGTGCTAACGGAGTGTAGCTTCCCTGCCAATCACGCTGGATCAGAATTAACGATAACGGGGAATGTTTTGTCGTCAACtggtgaaatatttcaacacagTGCCAGTCAGCAGCATAGCTAACTGTATGTTTGGCAATAAATACGTAAAAAAAAGTGGTCTGACAAATATGTTATACCGACACGACATAACATTTGTTACAATACAAGTGTCTGACTCAGAGTTTGTGTTACAGCATCAGACATTAACTAATAACAGTTACCTTGCCACGACTTGGACTGTTAACTAACTAACCTCACTGAGAGGGCTGGACGGGAAGCTAGGTCTGCTTTCCACAAAAGACTAATAAAGATGTGTGTAATGTAATTACCTTGTCTTCGAAATGTTGCGGGACTTCTCTTCAAATTGTAGTGGCTTAGACCGCAATGTGGTACGAATCCCTCTGTAAGTCTGTCCGGTGTTTTCATGGATAGGCGGTTTGTGACTGGAGAAGCGGGGAGTTCCCTTCACACCGTCACCCGTGCTATCTTCAAGTACAATCAGAAATGTTTCGTCGCACGATGACAAAAGACGGACTGAAGCGTAATGGGTGGCAGCAACACACTCGATTTCTTAACACAAAAATGTCGCTATCGACCACGCATATCTTAGCATATTTAATTCACTTTATTTAGCAAACGAATGCGCGACCACATATATGAAACATTGTATGGCTGACGTCGGAGCACAGGAGGAGCCTTTGAATGCAGCAACAGTGACAACCACGCAGAAAATGCATCGTTGGAACAGCACAAGCCAACCCCCCTCACTCAACTGAAGCCATCTATTGGTGAAGGGTTGAGCACACCGAATGGATTACTGACatcacaacaaaaataaaatctcagaTTACTCAAAGTACTGATTGTTTAGCTCAATAAACCATCAGATCAGACAGCTAGCATGAAATTGCACTGCATAGTTTTGTTGTGAGGGCTTTATCAAAGCTCAAGGAGTGAAAAGACATTTCAATGCTCACTTCCActaattttatttgtctttcatGCTTCATGCTTCAAGTGAGCTGGCATTTCTTATCTTGATAACCACtgagtactttttttttttttgtttagtctGACAGAACATTCACTGTCTCTTCATATCAGCCTTAACTGATATGTGACTCCATCAGGGATCAACAGCCAATCCACTTGATTCATCTCTTAAAACATAATCTGTTTAGTTTGAAACAGCCCCTTTGCAATGTAAAGCATGACTGCCACCAAGACCTGCACCTCACAGAATTGTCTCCAACTAACATGAGATTTTTTGTTTTAGGCTCTGACAAATCCTAAAAATCTTTACAACCAAGCACAGGCCATGACTTTTATCCTAAAATCCTACTACAGCAAGCGCACAGTTTTTGATTGGCTCCAGGAAAATAGGCCAGATCATCCCAGTACTTGCTTGTTGCAGACTCTTGGCACATATTAATTCCTCTTGCATATTGAGGTTTTGAATTGACTGACCACTGCATGGGACTTCTGCAGGACACTGTAGATTTTGCACTTTATTACCAGAATTTCTGGTGCAGACTAACCAAAACTGAAAACTCTTAACAGAAATGAAGAGTTATTCGTCATCTTGATGCCTGTTATAAGAGCTATGCATGTTAATATCTACTGTATATATGCCATTTTTAAATGAGACTAGATCATTTTCAGTCCCTGCAAGACTTTGATTATACATGATGTCAAAATCTGTAGATGGGGGGTCTTGCACTTGTGGAGCTAATAGTACATAACAACTGAATGAATGCTGATATACAAGTGACATATTAAAGGGTCTAAACAGGCATATTGAAATGACAGAATATTTTTGACTTCTTACCAATGGATACGGTAATATGAGTTAAATATGAGGTGTAAGgctatgaaatgaaaaagtgaaatggAGTGGATGGGAAATAAATGACAAGGTCAGTCAACCCGCACTGTTCTGCATAAGGACATATTTTCCTTGAATATCTATTTCATGCTGCAGCTTGATGAGCTCTTGCACTGGAAGGTGGTGAATGCTTAATAGTGTCACTTTTATCCAAAAGCAGTTGGAGTGGAACGACTGAACGTAGCACACTGCTGATGTtgacaacatcacaaacataCTTTTTGCACTACTCCATTATTAATGTCATCAtgcatgaatattcatgtcATCTGTGCAAGTTATCTTGTGCAATGTATTGCTTTATTATTCATAAGTGCAATTCCAAATCCACTGTTAAAGAGAGGCATTTTTCTCAAGGCAAtattttttatactcttttgctcttttctaTATGATGTACATAACATCTCtagttgatttgattttgtatctttttgttgtctatttgttctacttgttcttttttcctaCCTCGCCTTTTTATTCTTGGAACAAGTGAATTTCCCCTGAGTGGGATCAATAATGTCTtatcttgttttatttcatgtcatttcgAGCTGCGAtaatgtgagtgtttgtgcgCCTAACAGAGGTGCTGTCAAAGCAAGAAATTGTGGTCAGAGCGTaggtaaaacaaacactgtcctCTTACAAAACAGGTTTACAGTGATGCCGtaagacatgaaaacatgtcacaAACGCACGTTTTTGTGAAAGATGAGCTTTGCTGCCAATTTTGCAATACAAACAATGAAACAACAATTACAGGAAGGGGCTGGATTATGATCCACAAGATATCTTTATAAACTGACaacatttctgtatttagttTCATTTTCCATTCTCACTGTTTCAATTATTTCTTTGATGTCAATAGCaagcacaaaatgtgtttactttacattttaggttgtgctgctgtgaggaAATTGGGGtaaacaaactggactggactctgCACAGTCCCTGTTGGGATGTGGCCACACAAATGTTTCAGGTTTGCCAAGGTTTAGGGGACAGCTGCCTTTTAAGACTCTTCCTGAGTGCATCATGCTGACTTTTCTTTGGAAATTCATTGTCTTCCATTTCCTCATCATGTCCTGCTGTTTACTCAATGATGTGAATCCTGAGGACAATCTGGATATACCAGCAATCGCCAAATATTTCAACACAAAAGGGCGATACGAGGAAGTGAACCCATATCTCATAGAGGACATACTCGCTGTAAACAGATCGATTTTGCAACCTCCATCTGCACAATGTCAAGAAATTCATCTGACAGCCATCATAAGACACGGCACAAGATACCCAACGACCAAAAACATTAAGGAGATGCAGCAGCTCTACAACATTGTCCTGCACAATGCTTCAGGTGAAGCGAGCTGGCTGCATGAAATCCAGACCCAGTGGACGATGTGGTACACCGAGGACATGGACGGACGGCTCGTCCAGAAAGGTGTGAATGACCTCAAGCATctggctgtcaggctgtcaaAGCTGTTCCCCTCGCTGATTTCAGAGGAGAAGCTGCGAGGTGGATTCATCCAATTCATAACCAGCTCAAAGCACAGGTGTGTCAACAGCACGCTGTCCTTCAAGGCGGGACTGACAGAGCTGTGGGCCATCACAGGTATGAGCTTGATGATATGATATGACATAATGATTTGCATGCATTTTCAATATGACctgttcctctcttcctccacagatAAGGAGTTTGACCATGTAGTAAATGATGCTCTGATGAGGTTTTTTGACCAGTGCACCAGGTTTGTGGTGGAAGTTGATAACAACACGTCAGCTGTGGCAGAAGTCAACAAGTTCAAGCAGGGaccagagatgaggagggtCCAGGAGAAGATTGCAGACCGTCTCAGAGTCCCATACAGTCTCATCACACATGGTCATATCTACATAAGCATTACCTCTTTTGCACTTTTGGATATGTTCATGTATTCTATAGTATTAAGCCTTTATCATATCTTCCAAGGATCCTTGCCCCCTGTGTTTCCCCTCTGTAAACTGCATTTCTTAAATGACTGATCAAGACTATAGGTGTGCCAGGTATATTACAGATCCCCATATGAAAATAGTATCTCCCAATTTTTGAGTAATTTTGCCTTTAAATGTACAGTACTGAATCTGTGTCACAGCCTGAAAGAGGCTTTATATCCATGCTTATAGGTTAGATACTGTATATCAGCTGTTACACGTCAGTTTAAACACAATGATAGTAAGTGTCCACTAGGTGGAGCTATTTACTAATTTTGACGTAAGGAGCGTCGCAGTGAGCCTTTACGGGTATGGCTTCAAAAAGGCAATAATTAAGCTTTGACGCTTAAAGCTTTCCAGAGGATGTCacttttgtgacatttcagattttaaaaCTACTGCAATATCTGTGTTATTTCACCACCAAATGTTTTACACCAGCCTCTCTCCTGCAGATTTGACTGAGGCTGCATTTTACTTGTGTGCTTATGAATTTGCAATCAAGGCAGTGACCTCCCCCTGGTGTCAGCTCTTCGATGAGGTCGATGCAAAGGTAGGAGCAGTGAGTGATCAACTTCAAATGCTTCCGTTAATGATGCTCATGAGGCTGACTAAGGTCAGACAGGGGATATTTGATATTTCTTTCATAACAGAAAAATCACAGGTGTTTCTGATAACATTAGCAGTGGCTCAGTTCTATCCAAGTGTCTCAGCAAGTCACAAATGAGCCAGCAagcacaataccaggaccctgaaactgaagtaGCTAAATGGAATCCAGTCATagttcatttattatttcaacTTTTGAattttcctctgtgaaaaagGCGTATTACACACCATGACACAGCCctgcatttcaaaatgtctACACTCTGCAACATTGCCAGCAAATGTGTTTCCCATTTCACCATCacaagttcatttatttattgggCAATTTATCACCAAGTGCAGAACAGGAAGTTTTTCTACACAACAGTAAAGTGGCTGACCAGTGAGGCACTTCACCTGATCAGATGGGCATTTAAGGTCAGCGAGATGTGCACAGGTCATGTGAGGGCACAGAAACTAAACCAACTATTGGATCCAACACAAACAGgacaatgcaaacaaacagctctaTCATATGTAGGTCAGAGGGACTCTGTGCCTTCATCGTTATATAAATCATCTATATATGCTATCGCTTCTTTTTCAGGAATATGAGTAACTAACTTTACTACTTtataaaacacagtttttattgATAGTTAACTTCAGTGGCTTGTTCCAGCATATACATTTGGAAGCCAatgttttgaaaagtgttttGTTACACTATTCATTAACTGGGAGACCCTTTGGCAttgtgtgtgtaagaaagagcattttgtgtcttgtgttaCAAACTGACCTGACACTGCCTGAAACCTCATCTGGCAGAATGCAAAACAGGTTGCTAAATTGGGATACCCACCAACAGGTAATGGAGTATGCCAGTGACCTGAGGGAATACTGGAAAAGAGGCTACGGTTATGATATTAACAGCAAGTCAAGCTGCAGGCTGTTTCATGACGTGTTTAGCCGACTTGACAAAGCAGCCAGCGAGAACAAGTAAGTGAACTTTTAAAGTGACGTGCAGTCCCAAAACTCTGAGTGGAATAGATGAAACAATTACAGGTATCATTGATTTTATCTGCTTGTCCTTCAGTCTTGtttgatttgcttttgctctttcattctgtttgcaagtttcatcattttgacaaaaagaaagatttaTAAATCATCTATTAAAGATTAAGCACCCAAAACACTTGTCTGTGTTCAATCCCTAGCCCCTTCAGTGTTACAGCAGAAGCTCTGTTAAATTGTGAACCCTGTTTGTCCTGTGTGTCAGGTCAGGCCAGCAGGTGACTGAACCTGTGACAGTCCAGATCGGCCATGCAGACACCCTCCTGCCACTGCTTACTCTCCTGGGCTTCTTCAAGGACAGCGACGCCCTGACGTCCACCAACTACGCCTCACAGACCCAACGCTCCTTCCGCACCAGCCACATGCTGCCCTATGCAGCTAACTTAGTCCTGGTGCTATACGACTGTGGGGGAGGCGACCTGAGACTGCAGCCACTGCTCAATGAGAAGCCTGTGACTTTCCCCGGTCTGACCGACCCGAGGGCCCCCGTGCCGCTCTATGAGGACGTCAAAGAGCACTACAGGGAACTGCTCCAAGGCTGTGACTTTGAGACGGAGTGTCAGCTGTTCAAGCATCCTGCTGAGGTTTAGGCAGACAGGGAAGACTCTCGAGGTGATTCTGGAGTTCTAGCTGCCTTTAttgtaaaaatggaaaaacaatatTCTGCCATCAAAGATGTTGCTGGCTGTTTGTCTGAATGTTCTCCTTTTGAAATTTTAAATATGGCTGTCTTCCTGTCATCATAATGTGTTCTGTGAATCATGAATTAAAAATTAAGATATGACTAAatgagctgttgttgttgtttttcccatAGTTATTGGAAATAAGCAGAAAGTACcataaaatgtatatatataaccACTTAATTGTTtattaataaaaacacattgcGAAGTAGGAAAACTGAATTCACTTGTGCTATTATTAAGGTAACAGAACTCACTTTTATCATACAGCAAATAATATACAATTCTAAATAACAAGATGTTGACTAAAATAAGGGGAAGAGAATAACAGTGGTTGGCTGTAATGAAGTACACTCAAGTACTGTATCTAATGACATATTTTATTCTATGTTATGCTTGTACTCCACCACATACTGTGAGATACTGTGGTTTGTGATCCTCTGCGTTTACGGAGAGATTTCGTTACTGATTACTTCAGATTAAAagtttacagaaaaaaaaaaaaacacgatgAACttataaaatgcaacacactgttaaagattaaaccagtgCTTCACAGTATGCTCGGACTGTGAGCCCTTACAAAAAAGCAGTGTCTAGTTGGGGTTTTTCGTGGTTCAAATCAAACTTAGTTTCTCTGAGTTCAATCAAAGAGAGATCTGCCCTCCAAACCTCTAATTTAGTTCACTGTGAGAGGTAAAATGTTgcaacatttcaaataaaaaagcaaaaatgagagaaaagtgcGAACAAATTGTGtagcagctgtttttttccttctttcctacCTCAGTAATCATCTTACAACCCTTTAGCTTTACCTTTTAATTCTTTGTAGGGGCCTTGGTTGGTAACTACTGTATGGAACTACCCAATGGTATACACATATGGATATTTAATGTAGTTAAAACTGGGTCCACCTCAATTagctacagcagcaaagtgtAAACACTTTGCTGCATCAGTATTAACAGTGTTATATTATGCcattcacaaagacagacatgcgAAACCAAGTGTAACTGACAATGGttttacactgtggttttaGTGCTTGACTGAAGGAAAGGTCCTGAccacttcttccaccactgagcaGCAGTACTGCAGATCTCACAATACACTCCAACTCCAGGCAGTGCTGGAAAGTagctaagtacatttactcaaatacagTACTGAAGTGCAACTCTAAGGcacttgtactttgagtatttccattttctgctcctTTGAACTTCTGGTGCGCTGCATTTCAGAGGgtatattgtactttttactccaatACATTCATTTAATAACTTTACTTACTTTGCAGATCCAGATTAA contains:
- the LOC143328506 gene encoding multiple inositol polyphosphate phosphatase 1-like, translated to MLTFLWKFIVFHFLIMSCCLLNDVNPEDNLDIPAIAKYFNTKGRYEEVNPYLIEDILAVNRSILQPPSAQCQEIHLTAIIRHGTRYPTTKNIKEMQQLYNIVLHNASGEASWLHEIQTQWTMWYTEDMDGRLVQKGVNDLKHLAVRLSKLFPSLISEEKLRGGFIQFITSSKHRCVNSTLSFKAGLTELWAITDKEFDHVVNDALMRFFDQCTRFVVEVDNNTSAVAEVNKFKQGPEMRRVQEKIADRLRVPYSLITHDLTEAAFYLCAYEFAIKAVTSPWCQLFDEVDAKVMEYASDLREYWKRGYGYDINSKSSCRLFHDVFSRLDKAASENKSGQQVTEPVTVQIGHADTLLPLLTLLGFFKDSDALTSTNYASQTQRSFRTSHMLPYAANLVLVLYDCGGGDLRLQPLLNEKPVTFPGLTDPRAPVPLYEDVKEHYRELLQGCDFETECQLFKHPAEV